In a genomic window of Flavobacterium sp. KACC 22761:
- the panC gene encoding pantoate--beta-alanine ligase, with amino-acid sequence MFALNFNNTAMHIFYGKVALIAYLKTIKTANSTIGFVPTMGALHQGHLALMQRSLKENDDTVVSIFVNPTQFNNPEDLEKYPRTLEEDVKKMRGLSDKIILYAPSVEDIYEGNTISQTFDFDGLENQMEGKFRPGHFNGVGTIVKRLFEIVNPTNAYFGEKDFQQLQIVKKLVEKNNLPVNIVGCPIFREDNLLAMSSRNERLTAEERKEASIIYKTLTEAKEIFQKGTPEETIKFVEDAFKDNERFDLEYFVIADESTLLPIDHKINDKKYRAFIAVFVNSIRLIDTISLN; translated from the coding sequence ATGTTTGCACTAAATTTTAATAATACTGCCATGCATATTTTTTACGGTAAAGTAGCTTTGATAGCTTATTTAAAAACTATCAAAACCGCAAATTCAACCATCGGATTTGTACCAACCATGGGAGCTTTACACCAAGGGCATCTGGCTTTAATGCAGCGATCACTTAAAGAAAACGACGACACCGTTGTAAGTATTTTCGTAAATCCAACTCAGTTCAACAATCCAGAAGATTTAGAAAAATATCCTCGAACTCTTGAAGAAGACGTAAAAAAAATGAGAGGATTAAGTGATAAAATAATTTTATACGCTCCTTCGGTCGAAGATATTTATGAAGGAAACACCATTTCGCAAACATTTGATTTCGACGGTTTAGAAAATCAGATGGAAGGAAAATTCAGACCCGGACATTTTAACGGCGTCGGAACCATCGTAAAACGTCTTTTTGAAATCGTAAATCCAACCAATGCTTATTTTGGAGAAAAAGATTTTCAGCAGTTGCAAATCGTCAAAAAATTGGTCGAAAAAAACAATCTGCCCGTAAATATTGTCGGCTGTCCAATTTTTAGAGAAGACAATCTTTTGGCAATGAGTTCGCGCAACGAACGCTTAACGGCAGAAGAAAGAAAAGAAGCTTCAATCATTTACAAAACTTTAACCGAAGCTAAAGAAATTTTTCAAAAAGGTACTCCCGAAGAAACCATCAAATTTGTAGAAGATGCCTTCAAAGACAACGAAAGATTTGATCTTGAATATTTCGTGATTGCTGACGAATCTACATTATTACCAATTGATCATAAAATTAATGACAAAAAATATCGTGCGTTTATAGCGGTATTTGTTAATTCTATAAGGTTAATTGACACCATTTCATTAAATTAA
- a CDS encoding glycogen/starch synthase, whose product MKDKRILYVSSEVVPYLAENEVSLMSYDVPKMINDQGGQIRIFMPRYGNINERRHQLHEVIRLSGMNLVVNDLDMPLIIKVASIPKERIQVYFIDNDEYFKRKATFADEEGALYPDNDERAIFFAKGVVETVKKLNWVPDIIHVHGWLAAMLPIYMKHYYKNEALFSETKIVTSVYGQSFDENLDMEMINKVKFDGVPHESVADLEVPNYENVLKASILHSDAVIIASENVSPSLTKFIESSGKPFLPFTPKDAFAEAYTNFYRKMGL is encoded by the coding sequence ATGAAAGATAAGAGGATATTATATGTATCATCTGAAGTCGTGCCTTATTTGGCTGAAAATGAGGTTTCTTTAATGTCTTATGACGTTCCGAAAATGATTAATGATCAAGGAGGTCAGATAAGAATTTTCATGCCAAGATATGGAAATATCAACGAGAGAAGACATCAATTACACGAAGTGATCAGGCTTTCTGGAATGAATTTGGTAGTGAATGACTTAGATATGCCATTGATTATTAAAGTTGCTTCAATTCCAAAAGAAAGAATTCAGGTTTATTTTATTGATAATGATGAGTATTTTAAGCGTAAGGCAACTTTTGCTGACGAAGAAGGTGCGTTGTATCCTGACAATGATGAGCGTGCGATCTTTTTTGCCAAAGGAGTTGTTGAAACTGTTAAAAAATTGAATTGGGTCCCAGATATTATTCACGTTCATGGATGGTTGGCAGCAATGCTTCCTATTTATATGAAGCATTATTATAAAAATGAAGCTCTATTTTCCGAAACTAAAATTGTAACATCGGTTTACGGACAGTCTTTCGATGAGAATTTAGATATGGAAATGATCAACAAAGTTAAATTTGATGGTGTGCCTCATGAATCTGTTGCTGATTTGGAAGTTCCAAATTATGAGAATGTTTTAAAAGCAAGTATATTGCATTCAGATGCTGTTATTATTGCATCTGAAAATGTTTCCCCAAGTTTAACAAAATTTATAGAATCTTCAGGAAAACCTTTTTTACCTTTCACCCCGAAAGATGCGTTCGCTGAGGCGTATACAAATTTCTATAGAAAAATGGGTCTTTAA